Proteins found in one Subtercola endophyticus genomic segment:
- a CDS encoding universal stress protein: protein MNASLSPDAAADGGASSAPVIVVGVSPHVPNAVLEQAVVFAAHFAAILVFVYVDAGRYVVAVGADGVELTEPIDPDLGDDEAQGFPAELRVRLEKSCADAGLPWRTAVSAGDPADALDRAAQALDAVAIVVGTHRASMRSTVAEFFTGSVAVHLAHRQARPVIVVPVVVAASNDALPWVTEG, encoded by the coding sequence ATGAACGCTTCACTCTCGCCCGACGCTGCGGCAGACGGCGGTGCATCCAGTGCACCTGTGATCGTCGTGGGAGTCTCGCCGCACGTGCCGAATGCTGTGCTGGAACAGGCCGTCGTGTTCGCGGCGCACTTCGCAGCGATTCTGGTCTTCGTTTACGTCGATGCGGGCCGTTACGTCGTCGCGGTCGGTGCTGACGGCGTCGAACTCACCGAGCCGATCGACCCCGACCTCGGTGACGACGAGGCGCAGGGTTTTCCTGCCGAGTTACGCGTTCGTCTCGAGAAGAGTTGCGCCGACGCCGGCCTGCCGTGGCGAACGGCCGTGTCTGCGGGTGACCCTGCCGACGCGCTCGACCGCGCCGCGCAGGCACTGGATGCGGTTGCGATCGTGGTGGGAACGCACCGCGCCAGCATGCGGTCGACCGTGGCCGAGTTCTTCACCGGCTCGGTCGCCGTGCACCTCGCCCACCGGCAGGCTCGCCCGGTGATCGTGGTTCCCGTGGTGGTCGCGGCGTCGAACGACGCGCTTCCGTGGGTGACCGAGGGGTGA
- a CDS encoding ROK family protein, which yields MTAEQGEAVLAIDLGGTKVEAAVVWADGSIADGTRHRAPTGADRTREQIGDSIAEVIARALAASPAPVVGVGIGSAGPVSLAHGTIAPVNMVALHGFDLMGFVRAQVDLGRPDALPIVLRLDGTCIALAEHWLGANAGIDDCMAMVVSTGVGGGIVSGGRLVAGNSGNAGHIGQLQVARFSGVHGDPSHTLEALASGPRSVAWAQGQGWGGTTGEDLARDYAAGNEVAVAAVHRSAAAVGEAIASASTLLDLKQVAIGGGFSRVSADYVELVAAAARSAAFLGYAADVRVVRAALGDDSPLIGAAALVFRADVVASAPAP from the coding sequence GTGACGGCAGAGCAGGGTGAGGCGGTTCTCGCCATCGACCTCGGTGGAACGAAGGTCGAGGCGGCAGTCGTCTGGGCCGACGGCAGCATCGCCGACGGCACCCGGCATCGTGCGCCGACGGGCGCCGACCGTACCCGTGAGCAGATCGGCGACTCGATCGCCGAGGTCATCGCACGCGCTCTCGCCGCTTCGCCGGCACCGGTCGTCGGTGTCGGCATCGGCTCGGCCGGCCCGGTGTCGCTCGCTCACGGCACCATTGCTCCGGTGAACATGGTCGCCCTGCACGGCTTCGACCTGATGGGCTTCGTGCGCGCACAGGTCGACCTCGGCCGACCGGATGCTCTGCCCATCGTTCTGCGCCTCGACGGCACTTGCATCGCCCTCGCCGAGCACTGGCTCGGCGCCAATGCCGGCATCGACGACTGCATGGCCATGGTCGTGTCGACCGGTGTCGGTGGGGGAATCGTCTCGGGCGGGCGCCTCGTGGCGGGCAACAGCGGCAACGCGGGGCACATCGGCCAGCTGCAGGTCGCGCGCTTCAGTGGAGTGCACGGTGACCCCTCGCACACGCTCGAAGCGCTGGCCTCCGGCCCGCGGTCGGTGGCCTGGGCGCAGGGTCAGGGCTGGGGCGGAACCACGGGTGAGGATCTCGCTCGCGACTACGCCGCCGGCAATGAGGTAGCGGTGGCGGCGGTGCACCGCTCGGCGGCGGCGGTCGGTGAGGCGATTGCCAGTGCATCCACTCTTCTCGACCTGAAGCAGGTCGCCATCGGTGGGGGCTTCTCGCGCGTCTCGGCCGACTACGTCGAACTCGTGGCGGCCGCGGCCCGCTCGGCGGCCTTCCTCGGTTACGCCGCCGACGTGCGCGTGGTTCGGGCGGCCCTGGGCGACGACTCCCCGCTCATCGGTGCGGCCGCCCTCGTCTTTCGCGCCGACGTGGTCGCGTCTGCTCCCGCGCCGTGA